The nucleotide sequence TGATTTGGGGAGATGTGCAAGAAGTTACCCCATTCCTATGGTCATTAGAGATTTCCTCAAGAAAGAAAACACAGGTTCATAGCTCAAGCATGACAAGCACCTTCTATTAATCATCCCCTGACTGCAAAGTATCTAATCGATGATATTGCGTATGGAAAGCCCCCGTCCCCAGGCCTCTTCGAACCCTTTGACCAACTTGCGTCACGTCCAAGATCGAGGTTCCTGAGTGGCTTGGGTACGGGGCAATTGCCACATGGCTTCCCGTTTGCTTGCCTGTCttggtggagatggcggaGATGAAGCAAACCGCCGAGCCCGGCTGGTCCATCCAGGACAGTCGAGGAACCATgttgaaaaaaaaaaaaaattcaAACGCTCTTGCTAAGGAGTACTTAGGTTTCCGCGGTGTCTCTGTACCAATCTAAGTCTTCTTTAACTGGCGTGGACAGGGATTCAGTCGCAGAAGCAACCCGACTCCCCAAGTGATGCCTTGGATCTCAGGCAAAGTTCCCGCACGGTCCCTCTACCTCCACCAATGCACAACTCAACCCACACAACTGGCTTCGGTAGAGGCAGCAAGAGTCATGACAAGCAACCAGCAATTTCAATGGCCCCTTAGCCTTATCTCCTAGTTTCGTCCGGTACCGAGAATTGGAACCGACTCCTGCAACAGCTCGTCCGGGGAACAGTTGGTCTGAGAACCGTCCGTCAATCGGAAAATCTGTGCCACGGGCTCGGCTGGAGCTCCGTCTCAACCTTTCTACAACAAGTTAGTTAAGGGGGCAAATCGAGCTGTTTAGAGTTTGGACCATGCATTGTGGCTTGTTTAGCTCATTGCCAATCGTATCAGCTGGCGACGCCATGTGGCGCGCCTTCACGAATCGAGGACATGGCATGAATCGCTTCTGTTGATGAAGCATGATTCTCCTGTATGGCAATTGCATGACAGGAAGTTTCGAAGGCATCTAGATCTCGCAAGACCACCCTCCCAAGACGACATTCGAAGCACTCGCTTGCTGATAAGGAATGAGGCGTCTCTTGGCAGCGGAATCATCGTCCCGCGAACGGACGTGGAGACAGGGGCTCAAGCGATTCAGGTTAGCGCTGGCACGTGCTGTGATGTGCTAGGGAATCCCCTGCCTGTGAAAAGGCTGCGACGCCCTTTGGAGATTTGGCCACCCGTCGTCAATTGACAGCCAGCCCAACGCACGAGCGAGGTGAGAACAGATCGAGAGTTGAGCATCGCTCAACCTCAGGGTATGCCTTCAACCATGGCCTATCAACGAGAGATTGAGATGCAGGCGataccgccgccgccccagAAGCcagtcatcctcgtcgaAAACAGCTTCGCCGTCACCATTAGCGAGCCGGAGAAGCCGGTCCCAGAGCCAACGGGGGCCTTCAATCGTTTGCTGCACAGCTTTGGTCCAGCTTCCAACCGCTCAGATGATGGCATGAGCCTGAGCAGCCACGGCACAGCCCATGGTCCCCATAGGCGGTTCTTCAGTCTTCGGAGGGCCAACTACAAGTCTGCCAACACGCAATTGGCCCGGGAACTCAAGAATCGTCATCTGCAGATGATTGCCTTTGGTGGTTCAATTGGTATGTGGACCCTTCAACTCAGCTGCCTCATGCGGTGTTGGCGTCGCCCTCTAGTCTTCACGTATTGACGACAACTAACTCCATTACAGGAACTGGTCTATTCGTCGCGTCAGGAGTAGCTCTCTATCGTGGTGGTCCAGCCTCCCTGTTGCTTGCCTTTATCATCATGGGCGTCATGCAGTTCTTCACGATGCAGGCTCTAGGTGAGCTTTCCGTGGCTTTCCCAGTTGGCGGATCCTTCGCCAATTACTCGACTCGTTTCTTGGATCCATCTTGGGGTTTTGCGATGGGTTGGAAGTGAGTGTCCCGTCAGACTTGAACCCCTCCTCATCAGGGGTCACCCGAAGTAGACAATGACCACTGACACCATGTGAAGCTATACCCTCCAGTACCTCATCGTGTTACCGCTTGAAATCATTGCGGGCGCCTTCACTACTATGTACTGGAATCCAGAGCCCAGCAAGTCGATATTTGTTGCCATGTTCCTAGTCATCATCGCGGGCATCAATCTGCTTGGTGTGCGAGGATATGGCGAGGCAGAATTTATCTTCTCCACGGTCAAGGTGATAGCCATTCTAGGATTTATGTAAGAGAGCTCAACTCCCCCTCCACGGCAAGGCAGAAAGGGGACCAGTTCTAACGTGATCTAGCCTCCTCggtatcatcatcaacgtcaTGGGCCATCCAGACAGCGGCTACATCGGGTTCCAATACTGGTCAAACCCTGGAGCTTTCCACCATGGCTTCAAAGGCTTCGCCAGCGTTCTGGTCACGGCAACCTTTTCCTTTGCTGGCACTGAAATGGTTGGACTCGCCGCAGCCGAAACAGCAAACCCCCGAAAATCATTGCCGGCCGCCGTCAAGCAAGTGTTTTGGCGAATCAGCATCTTCTATATCACCTCGATCCTGCTGATCGGCTTGCTGGTGCCTTATAACCAACCTAGGCTGCTGGGGGCCAAGTTTGGCTCCGATGCCGTGGCTAGTCCTTTTGTCATTGCCATCGAGAGCGGTGGTCAGACGGTGCTTCCGAGTGTTATGAACGGCGTCATCCTTGTAGCTCTCATCAGCGTTGGCAATACTGCCGTGTATGCCTCGTCCCGCACTCTGACTGCATTGGCAGAGCAGTCTTTGGCACCAAAGATCTTCACCTACATCGATCGTCGTGGCCGCCCGCTGGCTGCTATCATCTTTGCTTGTGTCGTTGGCCTACTTGCATTTCTCGCCGATACCGACATCCATACCGAAATCTTCAACTGGCTTCTTGCGATCAGTGGGCTCAGCACCCTCTTCACCTGGGCCAGCATCTGCCTCTGCCACATCCGCTTCCGAAAGGCTTGGGAACTATCTGGATATAACCTCTCACAGTTAGCATTCCGCTCCCAAGTCGGCGTATGGGGATCTTGGGTCGCGCTGGGATCTTATGGAATGGTGCTGGTTTTGCAGTTCTGGGTTGCGGCATCCCCAATTCCgcttgaggatggagaaCCCTCCACGCAAGAGAG is from Fusarium keratoplasticum isolate Fu6.1 chromosome 11, whole genome shotgun sequence and encodes:
- a CDS encoding AA-permease domain-containing protein — protein: MPSTMAYQREIEMQAIPPPPQKPVILVENSFAVTISEPEKPVPEPTGAFNRLLHSFGPASNRSDDGMSLSSHGTAHGPHRRFFSLRRANYKSANTQLARELKNRHLQMIAFGGSIGTGLFVASGVALYRGGPASLLLAFIIMGVMQFFTMQALGELSVAFPVGGSFANYSTRFLDPSWGFAMGWNYTLQYLIVLPLEIIAGAFTTMYWNPEPSKSIFVAMFLVIIAGINLLGVRGYGEAEFIFSTVKVIAILGFILLGIIINVMGHPDSGYIGFQYWSNPGAFHHGFKGFASVLVTATFSFAGTEMVGLAAAETANPRKSLPAAVKQVFWRISIFYITSILLIGLLVPYNQPRLLGAKFGSDAVASPFVIAIESGGQTVLPSVMNGVILVALISVGNTAVYASSRTLTALAEQSLAPKIFTYIDRRGRPLAAIIFACVVGLLAFLADTDIHTEIFNWLLAISGLSTLFTWASICLCHIRFRKAWELSGYNLSQLAFRSQVGVWGSWVALGSYGMVLVLQFWVAASPIPLEDGEPSTQERVKTFFMQVLTVPIIFAFYLGHKLWCRTKFVRDKDMDVDTGRRYLQTWNEDEAEARKGWPLWKRLYNTMC